AACGGATGGGCGGTGGCTGGCCGGTCGGGGAATCGCATTTAGTGAAGGTGCCGGTTCCGGAATCGCCAGTGGACGTGATTGGTTTTCTACGGCTTCCGGACTTTTCACAGTGGCGGAACCCTCAGGTCTACATTGCAGGTTTCACAGTCGCCATCGTGGCATCTTTAGAAACGTTGTTGAATCTTGAAGCCGTCGACAAGCTTGATACGCGTAAGCGAGATTCACCGCCAAGTCGGGAACTGATTGCTCAGGGATGCGGCAATATCACTTGCGGGCTGATCGGCGGGTTGCCGGTAACGTCCGTCATCGTGCGAGGTTCTGTGAATGTTAACGCTGGTAGTCAGACAAAACTGTCTGCTGTTTTTCACGGTGTTTTGTTGTTGGTAAGTGTTGCCTTCCTTCCTGCTTATCTGAACATGATTCCAAAGGCAGCGCTGGCTGCAATTCTGCTGGTCACAGGATTTAAGCTGGCCAGTCCACAGTTGTTCCGTCAGATGTGGGCAGAAGGGCGTTACCAGTTTGCTCCGTTTATCATCACGCTGGTATCGATCGTGATGACGGACCTGCTGGTCGGAATTCTGATTGGGCTGGCCGTCAGCATCCTGTTTATTCTCAACAGCAACCTGCGGCAGCCGATTCGTCGTATCGTGGAAACTCACCTGGACGGTGATGTCATTAATCTGGAGTTAGCGAACCAAGTCAGTTTTCTGAACAAAGCAGCCCTCGACAAAATGCTGAATGATTTGCCGCGCAGCAGTCGACTGCTTGTGGATGCTACCGGAACTGACTACATCGATCCGGATGTGCTAAGCCTGTTGCGTGACTTCAAAGAATCCATTGCACCGCAGCGCGGCGTGAAAGTCAGTTTGCGTGGGTTCCGTGAGAAATATCATCTGCAGGACGATGTGCAGTTTGCCGACTATTCCACACGCGAACTTCAGGGCCGGCTGACTCCTGATCAGGTGCTGGATATTCTGAAGGAAGGGAACCGGAGATTTCGTTCCGGGAATCGCCTGTCGCGAGACTTCGGTCGACAAGTCGATGCGACCAAGGAAGGCCAGGCGCCGCTGGCGGTGATTCTTAGCTGCATCGATTCACGCGTTCCCGCTGAGTTGGTCTTTGACCTGGGCTTGGGGGATATCTTTAGCGTTCGCGTGGCCGGGAACGTGATTGGGACCAAGTCGCTGGGCAGTATGGAGTACGGAGTGGCGGTTGCAGGCGTGAAGCTGGTATTGGTGCTGGGTCACACTCGCTGTGGAGCGGTAACGTCGTCGGTGAAGCTCGTTAGTGAGAATCAGAACGCTGAGGCGGCAACCGGTTGCGGTCACCTTCAGGCAATCGTTGATGAGATTGCGCCATCGGTGCTGCAATCACCAAAACGGAACCTTCGGGACATGTCGCCCGCCGAGGTCGAAGAGTTCGTCGACGAAGTGGCACGCGAAAATGTCATGCACACGGTGGCAGTCGTGACGGAACGCAGTGAGGTCATCCGCAACGCGGTTGAGGCTGGCGAAGCGAAAGTTGTCGGAGCTTTGTACGACATCAAGAGCGGCGAGATCGAATTCT
This DNA window, taken from Fuerstiella marisgermanici, encodes the following:
- a CDS encoding bifunctional SulP family inorganic anion transporter/carbonic anhydrase, which produces MNSEEDKLVKNNPLFASATIGRDLTASLVVFLVALPLCLGIALASEAPLFSGLVAGIVGGIVVGALSGSHTSVSGPAAGLTAIVVAQIESLGSFEAFLLAVLIGGVLQVVFGLMKAGALSAFFPSSVIKGLLAAIGVILILKQIPHLLGHDTDPEGDLSFEQPDNETTFSEFGRLIDGEIHGGAVVVGLASILVLVIWGRWKPLKKSIVPAPLVVVLLGVAINYVFQRMGGGWPVGESHLVKVPVPESPVDVIGFLRLPDFSQWRNPQVYIAGFTVAIVASLETLLNLEAVDKLDTRKRDSPPSRELIAQGCGNITCGLIGGLPVTSVIVRGSVNVNAGSQTKLSAVFHGVLLLVSVAFLPAYLNMIPKAALAAILLVTGFKLASPQLFRQMWAEGRYQFAPFIITLVSIVMTDLLVGILIGLAVSILFILNSNLRQPIRRIVETHLDGDVINLELANQVSFLNKAALDKMLNDLPRSSRLLVDATGTDYIDPDVLSLLRDFKESIAPQRGVKVSLRGFREKYHLQDDVQFADYSTRELQGRLTPDQVLDILKEGNRRFRSGNRLSRDFGRQVDATKEGQAPLAVILSCIDSRVPAELVFDLGLGDIFSVRVAGNVIGTKSLGSMEYGVAVAGVKLVLVLGHTRCGAVTSSVKLVSENQNAEAATGCGHLQAIVDEIAPSVLQSPKRNLRDMSPAEVEEFVDEVARENVMHTVAVVTERSEVIRNAVEAGEAKVVGALYDIKSGEIEFFC